The Gadus morhua chromosome 16, gadMor3.0, whole genome shotgun sequence DNA window CGGTGGTGCTGCTGCGCTCGGAGGACCTCTTCAACCTGTCGGTGCCGCTCGGCCGCCCGCTCTTCCCCTCGCTCTTCGTCCAGACCTCGCTGCGGGGGTGGAAGGTCAAGCTGCTGGAGAGCCCGCTGTTCTCGGCCCGTCGGCGGCCGCTCTTCAGCTCCGCCCACAACCAGTGGAAGGCGGACTCGGGGCTGCGGGAGGCGGCCGGTCGGCTGATGAGGGGCTTCGGCCTCaagcggctgctgctgcccgaCGGGAAGGAGCAGTGGCACGGCTGCGGCAAGGAGACGGCGCGCTGCTTCGGCACGGTGCGCGACGACACGCCCGACTACCTCTACACGGACCGCTGGACGCCGCCCTGCTGCCTGCGCGCGCTCCGAGAGACCGCCAAGTACGTGGTGAACATCCTGGAGGGCTCGGGCGTGCGCTACTGGCTGGAGGGCGGCAGCCTGCTGGGAGCAGCGCGCCACCAGGACATCATCCCCTGGGACTACGACGTGGACCTGGGCGTGTACCTGGAGGACGTGCCCAACTGCGACCAGCTCAAGAACCTGGACTCGGGTTCGCTGGTGGACGCCAACGGCTACGTGTGGGAGCGCGCCGTGGAGGGGGACTTCTACCGGGTGCAGTACAGCGAGGCCAACCACCTCCACGTCGACCTCTGGCCCTTCTACCCGCGCAACGGCGTGATGACCAAGGACACCTGGACCGAGCACAAGCAGGACGTGGAGTTCCCCGAGCACTTCCTGCAGCCGCTGGTGCCCATGCCCTTCGCCGGCATCACCGCCTACGCCCCCAACAACCCCCGGGCCTTCCTGGAGCTCAAGTTTGGAGAGGGGGTCATCGAGAACCCCCAGTACCCCAACCCGGCGAGGAAGAGGCTGGACCGCAGCAGGTTATGAAGAGGGTCTGACCCCCAGTACCCCAACCCGGGGGCAGGAAGGGGCAGGTTATGAAGAGGGTCTGACCCCCAGTACCCCAACCTGGGGGCAGGAGGGGGCAGGTTATGAAGAGGGTCTGACCCGCAGTACCCCAACccgggggcaggagggggcTGGACCGCAGCAGGTTAAGAGCGGGGGGCAAACCCCTGAACCAGGGCGCCTTCTACCGCCCTGCTGCCGTTCGGTTTGTTTGTTGAACAATGCAGCGACTCCAGCGCACGTTTTTAAGACTCTTAACTCAATCTATTTCATTTTCTACTCTGGTGCCTAAGAGAtggattattaattattaagatAGATGTCTTGCCTGTTGTTTCTTCCCCCGCCAGGCTGGTTTTAGATCAACACACAGACTGAATGGACGAGCGTTCATTACTACACGCTTCACTGCAGCTTTCTTCTAAAGTTCCTGATTTCTATGCGTCATATTTTAACGGGGCATTATACAATTTAAAAATGCATTCTTGCATTTATTAAGATTGTATTGGGCTGTATTGGTTTCATGTGGATTCAAATACAGATGTATAAAAGCCACATGTGCTGTACAATATAAAGATTAATAAGACAATACCATGAATGTGAATCTCAATAGAACTTGCAATGTACATTATCTTTAGCAATATCTACGGGACGGTACATACATTACTCCTTGAAAGTGGACTGAAACATGTTTAATAAGCCGTTAGCTtattaaacattaaacacacattaacatttgCACAATTATTTATGAATGTAACTTATCGTATTTTGATGCCATTTATTTCATGGAGTCTCATGTTATCGTGTTAGTCCATCCAGTAAACAGTGTTGaccatgtgtgcttgtgtgtttaatACTACTGAGCATGAATCCTTCAAAAGACACCAGCACTGAGCAGCAACATAAGCGTgttacccgtgtgtgtgtgtgtgtgttatgttaagTGAGTACATACCCTTTTTTGTTGACTGACAATAAAAGTTTTA harbors:
- the fkrp gene encoding ribitol 5-phosphate transferase FKRP; translated protein: MRVTFCQGLLSGAIVLNLLILYFVSRAQQQMMEKRKDFGRGSRRAGLQASNLAAGLAGPVGGLAGGGAAGPEGNSRGPRVTVLLREFEHFENYVGEVARSFLRLRPELPFLAVADTLPYPPLELPEGGARLLVLFPSPDQPPQAHRPEFHVQTEFVLLVPDGVELEQGRAVERLIRELEGEGGGPVRLVAAPVQARSAAQCLHLRVSLREWTATYTAAAAGSSGSVCTALQGDAVVLLRSEDLFNLSVPLGRPLFPSLFVQTSLRGWKVKLLESPLFSARRRPLFSSAHNQWKADSGLREAAGRLMRGFGLKRLLLPDGKEQWHGCGKETARCFGTVRDDTPDYLYTDRWTPPCCLRALRETAKYVVNILEGSGVRYWLEGGSLLGAARHQDIIPWDYDVDLGVYLEDVPNCDQLKNLDSGSLVDANGYVWERAVEGDFYRVQYSEANHLHVDLWPFYPRNGVMTKDTWTEHKQDVEFPEHFLQPLVPMPFAGITAYAPNNPRAFLELKFGEGVIENPQYPNPARKRLDRSRL